One segment of Erigeron canadensis isolate Cc75 chromosome 2, C_canadensis_v1, whole genome shotgun sequence DNA contains the following:
- the LOC122589355 gene encoding E3 ubiquitin-protein ligase RGLG2-like, with the protein MGGKSSKEDRRSYRQSPSFQSASSFSGSQYGSHPQQSYSYPPQEIQNYPVREAYPAYQQHYPAAVPAPGPVPGFGSQPNKPQKKLDRRYSRIADNYSSLEQVTEALARAGLESSNLIVGIDFTKSNEWTGSRSFNRKSLHHIGDGFNPYEQAITIIGKTLAAFDEDNLIPCYGFGDASTHDQDVFSFYPEERFCNGFEEVLSRYREIVPHLKLAGPTSFAPVIEQAMTIVEQSAGQYHVLLIIADGQVTRSVDTESGRLSPQEQRTVDAIVQASKLPLSIVLVGVGDGPWDMMREFDDNIPARDFDNFQFVNFTEIMAKNVPPIRKETEFALSALMEIPTQYKATIELNILGSHKGVSPNRVALPPPVYGASSFSNSKPTHSSSFQKGSQFNYGQSSPARAAPYSDQTMSQSTSSSIPNSTYDNQVCPICLTNPKDMAFGCGHQTCCECGQTLQSCPICRKSIETRIKLY; encoded by the exons ATGGGGGGTAAGAGTTCAAAAGAAGATAGGCGTAGCTACAGGCAATCGCCGTCGTTTCAATCGGCATCGTCGTTTAGTGGAAGTCAGTATGGAAGTCATCCACAACAATCGTATTCTTATCCGCCACAAGAGATACAGAATTACCCTGTTAGAGAGGCGTATCCTGCGTATCAGCAGCATTATCCGGCTGCTGTGCCTGCACCTGGTCCGGTTCCGGGATTTGGAAGTCAACCGAATAAACCGCAGAAGAAGCTTGATAGGAGGTATTCGAGGATTGCGGATAATTACAGCTCTTTGGAACAG GTAACCGAAGCTCTTGCTCGTGCAGGGCTCGAGTCTTCTAACCTCATTGTTGGTATCGACTTCACTAAGAGCAATGAATGGACTG GTTCACGGTCTTTCAATAGAAAAAGCCTACATCATATTGGAGATGGTTTTAATCCATATGAGCAAGCAATAACAATCATTGGTAAAACATTGGCTGCCTTTGATGAGGATAACCTGATTCCCTGTTATGGTTTTGGAGATG CATCAACACATGATCAAGATGTTTTCAGCTTTTATCCAGAAGAGAGATTTTGTAATGGTTTCGAGGAAGTATTGAGTAGATACCGGGAAATTGTTCCTCATCTAAAGCTTGCAG GACCAACATCATTTGCCCCTGTCATTGAACAAGCTATGACAATAGTGGAACAAAGCGCAGGGCAGTATCatgtattattaattattgcaGATGGACAG GTTACAAGAAGTGTTGATACTGAGTCAGGTCGTTTGAGTCCACAAGAACAGAGAACAGTAGATGCTATAGTTCAAGCCAG CAAGCTTCCACTGTCTATTGTATTAGTTGGAGTTGGAGATGGGCCTTGGGATATGATGAGAGAATTTGATGATAACATCCCTGCTCGTGACTTTGATAATTTCCAG TTTGTTAATTTCACAGAAATCATGGCCAAGAATGTACCGCCAATCCGAAAAGAGACGGAATTTGCTCTTTCAGCTTTGATGGAGATTCCTACCCAATATAAAGCAACGATTGAACTGAATATACTAGG TAGCCACAAAGGAGTTTCTCCGAACAGGGTTGCCCTTCCTCCTCCTGTTTATGGTGCATCCTCTTTTAGCAACTCAAAACCAACACATTCAAGTAGCTTTCAGAAGGGGTCACAATTTAATTATGGCCAAAGTAGTCCTGCTCGTGCTGCTCCTTATTCTGATCAAACAATGTCTCAGAGCACCTCTTCATCTATTCCAAATTCTACATACGACAATCAG GTATGCCCTATCTGCCTTACAAACCCAAAGGACATGGCCTTCGGCTGTGGCCATCAG ACATGTTGCGAGTGTGGACAAACTCTTCAGTCGTGTCCTATTTGTCGAAAATCAATTGAAACTAGAATAAAGCTCTActaa
- the LOC122588979 gene encoding ras-related protein RABB1b-like: protein MSYDYLFKYIIIGDTGVGKSCLLLQFTDKRFQPVHDLTIGVEFGARMVEVQSRPIKLQIWDTAGQESFRSITRSYYRGAAGALLVYDITRRETFNHLAGWLEDARQHANPNMTIMLVGNKSDLSHRRAVSKEEGEQFAKENGLLFLEASARSSQHVEEAFLKTAERILQKIQEGVFDLSNESSGIKFVHRRPQSTAPKDRTVAQSGGCCS from the exons ATGTCGTACGATTATCTTTTCAAATACATCATCATCGGCGATACAg GCGTGGGGAAATCGTGTTTGCTGTTGCAATTCACCGACAAAAGGTTTCAACCAGTTCATGATTTGACTATCGGTGTCGAATTCGGTGCTCGTATGGTCGAGGTTCAGTCCCGCCCTATCAAGCTTCAGATTTGGGACACT GCTGGACAAGAATCATTCAGATCAATCACTAGGTCATATTATAGAGGAGCAGCTGGAGCACTTCTGGTTTATGACATCACTAG GAGAGAAACTTTCAATCATCTTGCTGGATGGCTTGAAGATGCACGGCAGCATGCCAACCCCAACATGACTATCATGCTTGTAGGAAACAAAAGTGATCTTTCCCACCGAAGAGCTGTCAGCAAAGAGGAAGGAGAGCAGTTTGCAAAAGAAAATGGGCTTCTGTTCTTGGAAGCATCTGCAAGATCATCACAACATGTTGAGGAG GCTTTTTTGAAGACTGCAGAAAGGATACTCCAGAAGATCCAGGAAGGTGTGTTTGATTTGTCCAATGAG TCATCAGGGATCAAGTTTGTACATAGACGTCCTCAAAGCACAGCACCAAAAGATAGAACAGTTGCTCAGAGTGGTGGCTGTTGTAGTTGA
- the LOC122587315 gene encoding pentatricopeptide repeat-containing protein At4g35850, mitochondrial: MKFLRSISAAAANRQSLVRALGGGGGRRSFTAVSSDEYAKRNYANNVPEYNTVIGSLISQRRNWLLRDVYDDMMLDGVKPETDTFRALIAGSMKGVRLQDCFFFRDQMKSMGLIPDVVLYNFMIATCAKCSNSVEATRIFEEMKKLEVKPNEQTFICLINACAATGRVDQVYAIIRDMTASGLGLNKFCYAGLIAAHKNKTPLAEDTSSKILELVEQSKGWSSVEQTRGSAENFMMGISEEELYNMPTANYIHRRGGFVQKFFTVYHAAFHACADLKDVQAVDALLEMLRKDNRNPDVFIWMQIVRCYLSAGDIDRGVKAFEDYMSVGPPMHELFATLIEGAMTGYTPKGMQVALDKLTEMNSRGMSLNVTTGNALLLAASGEKSGGYTMANMVWDLMQARNITPSLPAIQAYYYGLKDRDIPEDDPRLMLVSRTFENVRGRSGMIPGQFGGQFGDRR, from the exons ATGAAGTTCCTCCGTTCAATCTCCG CAGCAGCAGCTAACCGGCAGTCACTGGTGAGAGCCTTAGGCGGCGGCGGCGGCCGTCGTAGCTTTACGGCAGTTTCCAGTGATGAGTACGCCAAGAGAAATTACGCAAACAATGTCCCTGAATACAACACTGTCATTGGATCTCTCATTTCTCAACGAAG GAACTGGTTGTTGAGGGATGTATACGATGATATGATGTTAGACGGAGTGAAACCTGAAACAGATACTTTTCGTGCTTTGATTGCTGGTAGTATGAAAGGCGTTCGTTTGCAGGATTGTTTCTTCTTCCGCGATCAAATGAAATCCATGGGTTTGATTCCTGAT GTTGTTTTGTACAACTTCATGATAGCAACATGTGCAAAGTGTAGCAACTCTGTGGAGGCCACACGG ATTTTTGAAGAAATGAAGAAGCTTGAAGTCAAGCCTAATGAACAGACGTTCATTTGTTTGATTAATGCATGTGCAGCCACTGGCCGTGTAGATCAAGT ATATGCAATTATTCGTGATATGACTGCTTCTGGTCTTGGCCTAAACAAATTTTGCTATGCGGGCCTCATTGCTGCACATAAGAACAAGACACCATTAGCAGAAGACACGTCTTCCAAG ATTTTAGAGCTTGTTGAGCAGTCCAAAGGATGGTCTTCGGTAGAACAGACAAGGGGCAGTGCTGAAAATTTCATGATGGGCATTTCTGAGGAAGAATTATACAACATGCCTACTGCTAATTATATTCACCGGAGGggtggttttgttcaaaagttctTCACAGTATATCATGCTGCCTTCCATGCTTGTGCCGATCTCAAGGATGTCCAG GCAGTGGATGCTCTTTTGGAGATGCTTAGGAAGGATAATAGAAATCCCGATGTCTTCATATGGATGCAAATTGTGAG GTGTTACTTGAGTGCCGGAGACATTGATCGTGGGGTTAAAGCTTTTGAAGACTACATGAGCGTCGGCCCACCTATGCATGAGCTTTTCGCT ACTCTTATAGAGGGAGCCATGACTGGTTATACACCCAAGGGTATGCAAGTGGCTCTGGACAAACTG ACGGAGATGAATTCAAGGGGCATGAGTCTAAACGTCACAACGGGTAATGCTCTCCTTCTTGCAGCATCTGGTGAAAAG AGTGGAGGATATACAATGGCCAATATGGTTTGGGATCTAATGCAAGCGCGTAATATAACTCCATCTCTTCCTGCCATTCAAGCATATTACTATGGTTTAAAG GATCGAGACATACCTGAAGATGACCCAAGGCTGATGCTGGTGTCTCGTACTTTTGAAAACGTACGTGGAAGATCTGGAATGATCCCTGGACAATTTGGAGGACAGTTTGGAGACAGGAGATGA